In Grus americana isolate bGruAme1 chromosome 17, bGruAme1.mat, whole genome shotgun sequence, the following proteins share a genomic window:
- the BCL2L1 gene encoding bcl-2-like protein 1 isoform X2, giving the protein MSSSNRELVIDFVSYKLSQKGYSWSQLEEEDENRTDLAVEETEMDGVLNGSPSWHPPTSHVVNGATVHRSSLEVHEIVQTADVRQALREAGDEFELRYRRAFSDLTSQLHITLGTAYQSFEQVVNELFRDGVNWGRIVAFFSFGGALCVESVDKEMRVLVGRIVSWMTTYLTDHLDPWIQENGGWGFTKSRSCCDGQDMGVFVLPGCSSGKKEERFVDLYGNDAAAEVRKGQETFNKWLLTGATVAGVLLLGSLLSRK; this is encoded by the exons ATGTCCAGCAGTAACCGGGAGTTAGTGATTGACTTTGTTTCCTACAAGCTCTCGCAGAAAGGATACAGCTGGAgtcagctggaggaggaggatgagaaCAGGACTGACTTGGCAGTGGAGGAGACCGAGATGGACGGCGTCCTCAACGGGAGCCCTTCCTGGCACCCGCCCACCAGTCACGTAGTGAACGGAGCCACCGTGCACCGGAGCAGTCTCGAAGTCCATGAAATCGTTCAAACAGCCGATGTGAGGCAGGCGCTGAGAGAGGCAGGGGATGAGTTTGAGTTGAGGTACCGGCGGGCTTTTAGCGACCTCACTTCCCAGCTCCACATCACCCTTGGCACAGCGTATCAGAGCTTTGAGCAGGTAGTGAATGAACTCTTCCGTGATGGAGTGAACTGGGGTCGCATTGTGGCTTTCTTCTCCTTCGGAGGAGCCTTGTGTGTGGAGAGCGTTGACAAGGAGATGCGGGTATTGGTGGGACGCATTGTATCTTGGATGACCACGTACTTGACCGACCACCTAGATCCCTGGATCCAGGAGAATGGCGGATGG GGATTCACGAAATCCAGATCGTGCTGCGATGGTCAGGACATGGGAGTGTTTGTCTTGCCAGGATGCAGCAGTGGGAAGAAGGAG GAGCGGTTTGTGGACCTCTACGGGAACGATGCTGCTGCCGAGGTGAGGAAGGGCCAGGAGACCTTCAACAAATGGCTCCTGACTGGGGCGACGGTGGCAGGAGTGCTTCTGCTGGGATCCCTGCTGAGCCGCAAGTGA
- the TPX2 gene encoding targeting protein for Xklp2 isoform X1, which produces MSHPESRYSFDVPNPCINFATLSDDDVHNADSWFDQKANLENVPPAENLAKVSQDSPAFSKPDIILSSVTSQGITISESHGKEDSEAECVQASVAPQNIVGSLTSWRAAAPAEASQRPSRRQATKQKKTQQHKQPARIKAERNANALVNKEEVPPLKKMRISSSREKLTEVATKREPLQNPDLSPGRGKSKLTMPSTPTMLKRTNLSGKVKSTEEQELEKMQQLQREVMELRKKNEESLKAAIAGAGQPVKRHVGQVTKPIDFHFCTENRIKQHVESQPGSEYKELDFAAVLRKHPPSPGRMPKGPTIPKPFNLSQGNKRKLEETTSEYVSLAEQVEAFQKRTPSRYHLRSRKSDEGPVPGKLVKARLTNPKTPVLLTKQRFRPATCKTTAELEAEEIEKIQQYKFKARELDHKIFEGGPLLPKKQPVKELTQPIGFELEIEKRIQERESKKQQEEEHFEFHSRPCPTKILEDVVGVPEKKALPVTVPKSPVFTLKSRTRMPSKDEEKEKEVVPVIKANPMPHYGVPFKPKMPEQRHVEVCPFSFDARDRERQIQKEKKIEELQKEEVPKFKALPLPYFDHIKLPEKKVKNPTQPEPFNLQIDERGAAKLQSWKQQLEEDLKRQKEAARFKARPNTVVYQEPFVPKKENKLLSESLSGSAVPESFELATEKRAKERQEFEKRLATIEAVRERHQEQVRQRQEEREKEEVAKLRQEMVHKANPIRKYRSVEVKPSDQPLTMPKSPNFSDRFRC; this is translated from the exons ATGTCTCACCCAGAATCTCGCTATTCCTTTGATGTCCCAAACCCTTGCATCAATTTTGCGACTCTAAGCGATGATGATGTACACAATGCAGACTCCTGGTTTG ACCAAAAAGCAAATCTGGAGAACGTCCCTCCTGCAGAAAATCTGGCAAAGGTCTCACAGGACAGCCCTGCTTTTTCAAAGCCTGATATTATTCTGTCTTCTGTCACATCGCAAGGAATAACAATAA GTGAAAGCCATGGCAAAGAGGACAGTGAAGCAGAATGCGTGCAGGCCAGTGTGGCTCCTCAGAATATTGTTGGATCCCTGACaagctggagagctgctgctcctgcagaggcCTCTCAAAG ACCAAGTAGAAGACAGgctacaaagcagaaaaaaacacagcaacaCAAACAGCCAGCTAGAATCAAAGCGGAGAGAAACGCTAATGCCTTGGTTAATAAAGAAGAGGTTCCAcccctgaaaaaaatgagaat TTCtagcagcagagagaagctgaCAGAAGTAGCCACGAAGAGAGAGCCCCTGCAGAATCCTGACCTCTCcccagggagagggaaaagcaaaCTGACCATGCCCTCCACGCCAACAATGTTAAA GAGAACCAATCTTTCTGGCAAAGTGAAGAGTAcggaggagcaggagctggaaaagATGCAGCAGTTGCAGCGGGAGGTTATGGAGCTGCGGAAGAAGAACGAGGAGTCTCTGAAAGCAGCTATTGCTGGAGCAG GACAACCTGTGAAGAGACATGTTGGTCAAGTAACAAAGCCAATTGACTTCCACTTCTGCACAGAGAATAGAATTAAACAGCATGTGGAAAGCCAGCCTGGGAGCGAGTACAAGGAACTGGATTTTGCAGCAGTACTGAGAAAGCATCCTCCTTCTCCG gggCGAATGCCAAAGGGACCCACTATCCCCAAACCGTTCAATCTGTCccagggaaacaaaagaaaacttgaagAAACCACATCAGAATACGTGTCCCTTGCAGAGCAGGTAGAAGCATTCCAAAAACGCACACCATCTCGTTACCATTTGAGGAGCAGGAAATCTGATGAAG GCCCAGTTCCAGGAAAGTTGGTGAAGGCTCGGCTTACAAACCCTAAAACACCAGTGCTTCTAACGAAGCAGCGCTTCAGACCTGCCACCTGCAAAACTACAGCAGAGTTAGAAGCAGAGGAAATTGAGAAAATTCAACA GTACAAATTCAAAGCACGAGAACTTGATCACAAAATCTTTGAGGGTGGACCACTCCTGCCTAAGAAACAGCCTGTGAAGGAACTCACGCAACCCATTGGCTTTGAGttggaaatagaaaaaaggaTTCAGGAGCGTGAGAgtaagaagcagcaggaggaagagcacTTTGAATTCCATTCTAGGCCGTGTCCAACAAAAATCCTGGAGGATGTTGTG GGTGTTCCAGAGAAGAAAGCACTTCCTGTTACAGTCCCCAAGTCTCCAGTCTTCACCTTGAAAAGCAGAACCCGAATGCCTagcaaagatgaagaaaag GAAAAAGAGGTGGTCCCTGTGATCAAAGCTAACCCTATGCCACACTACGGAGTGCCTTTCAAACCTAAAATGCCAGAGCAGAGGCATGTGGAAGTTTGCCCCTTCTCTTTCGATGCTCGTGACAGAGAGCGGcaaatacagaaagagaaaaaaatagaagaattgCAGAAGGAAGAG GTGCCAAAGTTCAAAGCACTACCTCTGCCTTACTTTGACCACATTAAGCTGCCAGAAAAGAAGGTCAAAAACCCAACTCAGCCTGAACCATTCAATCTGCAGATTGATGAACGGGGAGCTGCCAAGCTACAAAGCTGGAAACAGCAG CTTGAAGAAGActtgaaaaggcagaaagaggcGGCACGTTTTAAAGCTCGTCCCAACACAGTGGTGTACCAGGAGCCTTTTGtgccaaaaaaggaaaataagctgTTATCAG AGAGCCTTTCTGGTTCTGCAGTTCCTGAAAGCTTTGAGCTGGCAACAGAAAAAAGAGCTAAAGAGCGGCAAGAATTTGAAAAACGATTGGCAACTATAGAAGCCGTAAGGGAGAGGCATCAAGAGCAGGTCAGACAGCGACAAGAGGAGCgtgaaaaggaagaagttgCTAAGCTAAGACAAGAGATG gttcACAAGGCAAACCCAATACGCAAATACCGCAGCGTAGAGGTGAAGCCCAGTGATCAGCCACTGACTATGCCAAAGTCTCCCAACTTCTCAGATAGATTTCGGTGCTGA
- the TPX2 gene encoding targeting protein for Xklp2 isoform X2 has protein sequence MSHPESRYSFDVPNPCINFATLSDDDVHNADSWFDQKANLENVPPAENLAKVSQDSPAFSKPDIILSSVTSQGITISESHGKEDSEAECVQASVAPQNIVGSLTSWRAAAPAEASQRPSRRQATKQKKTQQHKQPARIKAERNANALVNKEEVPPLKKMRISSSREKLTEVATKREPLQNPDLSPGRGKSKLTMPSTPTMLKRTNLSGKVKSTEEQELEKMQQLQREVMELRKKNEESLKAAIAGAGQPVKRHVGQVTKPIDFHFCTENRIKQHVESQPGSEYKELDFAAVLRKHPPSPGRMPKGPTIPKPFNLSQGNKRKLEETTSEYVSLAEQVEAFQKRTPSRYHLRSRKSDEGPVPGKLVKARLTNPKTPVLLTKQRFRPATCKTTAELEAEEIEKIQQYKFKARELDHKIFEGGPLLPKKQPVKELTQPIGFELEIEKRIQERESKKQQEEEHFEFHSRPCPTKILEDVVGVPEKKALPVTVPKSPVFTLKSRTRMPSKDEEKEKEVVPVIKANPMPHYGVPFKPKMPEQRHVEVCPFSFDARDRERQIQKEKKIEELQKEEVPKFKALPLPYFDHIKLPEKKVKNPTQPEPFNLQIDERGAAKLQSWKQQLEEDLKRQKEAARFKARPNTVVYQEPFVPKKENKLLSVPESFELATEKRAKERQEFEKRLATIEAVRERHQEQVRQRQEEREKEEVAKLRQEMVHKANPIRKYRSVEVKPSDQPLTMPKSPNFSDRFRC, from the exons ATGTCTCACCCAGAATCTCGCTATTCCTTTGATGTCCCAAACCCTTGCATCAATTTTGCGACTCTAAGCGATGATGATGTACACAATGCAGACTCCTGGTTTG ACCAAAAAGCAAATCTGGAGAACGTCCCTCCTGCAGAAAATCTGGCAAAGGTCTCACAGGACAGCCCTGCTTTTTCAAAGCCTGATATTATTCTGTCTTCTGTCACATCGCAAGGAATAACAATAA GTGAAAGCCATGGCAAAGAGGACAGTGAAGCAGAATGCGTGCAGGCCAGTGTGGCTCCTCAGAATATTGTTGGATCCCTGACaagctggagagctgctgctcctgcagaggcCTCTCAAAG ACCAAGTAGAAGACAGgctacaaagcagaaaaaaacacagcaacaCAAACAGCCAGCTAGAATCAAAGCGGAGAGAAACGCTAATGCCTTGGTTAATAAAGAAGAGGTTCCAcccctgaaaaaaatgagaat TTCtagcagcagagagaagctgaCAGAAGTAGCCACGAAGAGAGAGCCCCTGCAGAATCCTGACCTCTCcccagggagagggaaaagcaaaCTGACCATGCCCTCCACGCCAACAATGTTAAA GAGAACCAATCTTTCTGGCAAAGTGAAGAGTAcggaggagcaggagctggaaaagATGCAGCAGTTGCAGCGGGAGGTTATGGAGCTGCGGAAGAAGAACGAGGAGTCTCTGAAAGCAGCTATTGCTGGAGCAG GACAACCTGTGAAGAGACATGTTGGTCAAGTAACAAAGCCAATTGACTTCCACTTCTGCACAGAGAATAGAATTAAACAGCATGTGGAAAGCCAGCCTGGGAGCGAGTACAAGGAACTGGATTTTGCAGCAGTACTGAGAAAGCATCCTCCTTCTCCG gggCGAATGCCAAAGGGACCCACTATCCCCAAACCGTTCAATCTGTCccagggaaacaaaagaaaacttgaagAAACCACATCAGAATACGTGTCCCTTGCAGAGCAGGTAGAAGCATTCCAAAAACGCACACCATCTCGTTACCATTTGAGGAGCAGGAAATCTGATGAAG GCCCAGTTCCAGGAAAGTTGGTGAAGGCTCGGCTTACAAACCCTAAAACACCAGTGCTTCTAACGAAGCAGCGCTTCAGACCTGCCACCTGCAAAACTACAGCAGAGTTAGAAGCAGAGGAAATTGAGAAAATTCAACA GTACAAATTCAAAGCACGAGAACTTGATCACAAAATCTTTGAGGGTGGACCACTCCTGCCTAAGAAACAGCCTGTGAAGGAACTCACGCAACCCATTGGCTTTGAGttggaaatagaaaaaaggaTTCAGGAGCGTGAGAgtaagaagcagcaggaggaagagcacTTTGAATTCCATTCTAGGCCGTGTCCAACAAAAATCCTGGAGGATGTTGTG GGTGTTCCAGAGAAGAAAGCACTTCCTGTTACAGTCCCCAAGTCTCCAGTCTTCACCTTGAAAAGCAGAACCCGAATGCCTagcaaagatgaagaaaag GAAAAAGAGGTGGTCCCTGTGATCAAAGCTAACCCTATGCCACACTACGGAGTGCCTTTCAAACCTAAAATGCCAGAGCAGAGGCATGTGGAAGTTTGCCCCTTCTCTTTCGATGCTCGTGACAGAGAGCGGcaaatacagaaagagaaaaaaatagaagaattgCAGAAGGAAGAG GTGCCAAAGTTCAAAGCACTACCTCTGCCTTACTTTGACCACATTAAGCTGCCAGAAAAGAAGGTCAAAAACCCAACTCAGCCTGAACCATTCAATCTGCAGATTGATGAACGGGGAGCTGCCAAGCTACAAAGCTGGAAACAGCAG CTTGAAGAAGActtgaaaaggcagaaagaggcGGCACGTTTTAAAGCTCGTCCCAACACAGTGGTGTACCAGGAGCCTTTTGtgccaaaaaaggaaaataagctgTTATCAG TTCCTGAAAGCTTTGAGCTGGCAACAGAAAAAAGAGCTAAAGAGCGGCAAGAATTTGAAAAACGATTGGCAACTATAGAAGCCGTAAGGGAGAGGCATCAAGAGCAGGTCAGACAGCGACAAGAGGAGCgtgaaaaggaagaagttgCTAAGCTAAGACAAGAGATG gttcACAAGGCAAACCCAATACGCAAATACCGCAGCGTAGAGGTGAAGCCCAGTGATCAGCCACTGACTATGCCAAAGTCTCCCAACTTCTCAGATAGATTTCGGTGCTGA
- the BCL2L1 gene encoding bcl-2-like protein 1 isoform X1 has translation MSSSNRELVIDFVSYKLSQKGYSWSQLEEEDENRTDLAVEETEMDGVLNGSPSWHPPTSHVVNGATVHRSSLEVHEIVQTADVRQALREAGDEFELRYRRAFSDLTSQLHITLGTAYQSFEQVVNELFRDGVNWGRIVAFFSFGGALCVESVDKEMRVLVGRIVSWMTTYLTDHLDPWIQENGGWERFVDLYGNDAAAEVRKGQETFNKWLLTGATVAGVLLLGSLLSRK, from the exons ATGTCCAGCAGTAACCGGGAGTTAGTGATTGACTTTGTTTCCTACAAGCTCTCGCAGAAAGGATACAGCTGGAgtcagctggaggaggaggatgagaaCAGGACTGACTTGGCAGTGGAGGAGACCGAGATGGACGGCGTCCTCAACGGGAGCCCTTCCTGGCACCCGCCCACCAGTCACGTAGTGAACGGAGCCACCGTGCACCGGAGCAGTCTCGAAGTCCATGAAATCGTTCAAACAGCCGATGTGAGGCAGGCGCTGAGAGAGGCAGGGGATGAGTTTGAGTTGAGGTACCGGCGGGCTTTTAGCGACCTCACTTCCCAGCTCCACATCACCCTTGGCACAGCGTATCAGAGCTTTGAGCAGGTAGTGAATGAACTCTTCCGTGATGGAGTGAACTGGGGTCGCATTGTGGCTTTCTTCTCCTTCGGAGGAGCCTTGTGTGTGGAGAGCGTTGACAAGGAGATGCGGGTATTGGTGGGACGCATTGTATCTTGGATGACCACGTACTTGACCGACCACCTAGATCCCTGGATCCAGGAGAATGGCGGATGG GAGCGGTTTGTGGACCTCTACGGGAACGATGCTGCTGCCGAGGTGAGGAAGGGCCAGGAGACCTTCAACAAATGGCTCCTGACTGGGGCGACGGTGGCAGGAGTGCTTCTGCTGGGATCCCTGCTGAGCCGCAAGTGA